Sequence from the Paenibacillus sp. genome:
TTGCCCGATCATCGCGAGCCGGTCGCTTCGCTGCACCTGCTGCTCTAGCGATCGTAAATTCGAGACATCCTTAAACAGCACGTACGCCCCTTCGACGCGTCCTTCGGCATCCTTCAGCAGGCTGGTATCCATAATCAGTTCGAACCGTTCGCGATCGTTCGTCCAAGATATCGCGTGATTTTTCACGGTCATTCCTTCGAGCAGCGTCCGATCCACCAGCCGATGCCCGGGCGGCACGTCGCCGAACACATCGTCGAGCGATTTGCCGAGCGCCTCCTCTCGGTGAACGCCCAACACCCGGCAAGCCGTGTCGCTGATTTCGACCAACTCGAAATTCGGGTTGAGCAGCAGCACGCCCATATTGACGTCCCGCATGAGCGCGACGGCGAACCGCTGCAGCAACGTCAGCCGCGCATCCCCGTTCAGCCGAACCAAGGACACTACGTAAGTCGCTCCTTCGGCGCCCTCGATGCGGAAGACGACGTACTCGTTCGGGGGAAGCGTCCGATGGCAGCCCGTCAGCTCGATCATCGGCGTATCCGCTTCGTTCTTCCTGCTGGCGCCGTCCACGATCTCCTCGAACGTCGAAGGACGACGCAAAAAGTCGGTTATCGGACGACGAATCATCTCTTCCGGCATTAGCCCGAGCATCGCGGCCAACTCCGACTGCACGTACGTCACGCGCCCTTGCTCGTCAAGAACAAGGAACAGCCCCTCGAAAATTGTGGTTAATTCGTCATCTCGGTTCGCAGAATGAATTTTCCATTGGTTCGCTTCCAGCACTCGGGCACCGCCTTCCTGCCGATTTCCAAGTTTTAGCACTAACTCTCTAGTAATATTTCGCCTTCCCGACAATAATTTCCTCCCGGCGCCACAAATCAATATAAAAATGCAAAAAACACCTTCATCCGCGCGCCTTCCGGCCGAGCGAACAAAGGTGTTCCATATTTCGAGATAAGAAGAGGCCAGGGACCCCCGCACATGAGACTTCCTACTTACGGCTGCTTCCTTCCGGACCTGACCGGGTTCGTAGGCACTCATCGCGAGGACCTGACCGAACTTTAGTATACTCCAAGCCCTGTCGAATAGCAAGGCGCCCCAGAACTTCCCTGTCGATACCGCTATTCGACGCGAATGTCGTAATCGTACCTCGGCACGTTCCCTTTCAGCAGGGCGTACGCGTCCGAACGAATCGCGGCGGCTTCCTCCGGCGACACGGTTTCGCCCAAGTGCAGCGTCACGGTCACGTGCGGTCCCGCCATCCAGATCGTAGCCTGCTTGTCGAGATCCATCTCGCGCAGCGCCTGGCGCATCAATTGACGGTCTTTGCTGTACGTATAATGCCCCGGATTCGTGCGCAGATTCGGATTCGAATTGCTGAGGCCCATGTAGCCGTCGTCCGCATACCGGTTGCCTTCCATCTGATGCGGCTGGCTCCCGCATCCGCCGGCGACGAGCGCCGATGCGGCGAGCAGAACGGCGGCCGCGGCCGATCGCAGTGCAAACTTGCCCATAACAAAGGCACCTCCTGCCGTTATCGTGCCCGGCGGAGGTGCCTGCGTATGCTTGGGAAAAATTAGATGCCGTACTTCTTCTTGAACTTGTCGACGCGGCCGCCGACGTCCGTGAACTTCTGCTTGCCCGTGAAGAACGGATGGCAAACGGAGCAAATTTCGACACGAAGGTTCGGTTTTACGGAACCGGTTTCGAACGAATTGCCGCATGCGCAAGTGACCGTCGTCACGTGATATTTCGGTTGAATTGCTGTTTTCACGTGGGTACCCCTCTTTCCGCCCTGAATCCTTGGCCGATTCAGAGTAAAATTACATAGCGACGTTTATTGTAGCACGGGCGATTCGCGAATGCAAGCAGGAATATACTGCCGGCAGGAGGCGAGCAGCCCTAAGCCTTCTGCGGCACGTGCGTGTAAGAACCGATGCGCACGTCCGGAAGCTCGGCCTCCAATATTTCGATCGCCTGCTTCATGCCGAGCAGCTCGCCCTTCGCTTTCGGGATGATCGCCAAATAGCTTTCCGGGTCGATGTTCAGGTTGCGCAGCTGAATGAGCTTCAGCTTCGTCCGCCGCGCGAACTCGATCATCGCCTCGAGCTCTTCTTCCCGATCGGTCACCCCGGGGAAGATCAAATAGTTGATCGACGT
This genomic interval carries:
- a CDS encoding ATP-binding protein, with the translated sequence MLEANQWKIHSANRDDELTTIFEGLFLVLDEQGRVTYVQSELAAMLGLMPEEMIRRPITDFLRRPSTFEEIVDGASRKNEADTPMIELTGCHRTLPPNEYVVFRIEGAEGATYVVSLVRLNGDARLTLLQRFAVALMRDVNMGVLLLNPNFELVEISDTACRVLGVHREEALGKSLDDVFGDVPPGHRLVDRTLLEGMTVKNHAISWTNDRERFELIMDTSLLKDAEGRVEGAYVLFKDVSNLRSLEQQVQRSDRLAMIGQIAAGTAHEIRNPLTSIKGFLQVLKRSLHDHGMQKEYGYAELMLSEIDRINELVSEFLLLSKPKHTTLTQIDVSAVIREILPIINNEAILHNVTVEYQSALDLPLIMADRELLKQVFINLCKNGIEAMSAEGGTLTITEKPDRLEHRLNVYVQDTGPGIPAFLIDKIFDPFFTTKEEGTGLGLSVCQRIVHDIGGTLRVSSKGYGTIFVVSVPYIRT
- the rpmE gene encoding 50S ribosomal protein L31, yielding MKTAIQPKYHVTTVTCACGNSFETGSVKPNLRVEICSVCHPFFTGKQKFTDVGGRVDKFKKKYGI